The Gammaproteobacteria bacterium genome contains the following window.
GCGGGAGACCCGCTGAAGTTGCTTGTTTACTACGGAGTGATGACCGTGGTGTTTTCTGCCGTCCTCAACAACGTCACTGCCATGATCATCGTCGGGTCGTTGACCGGAGTCTCGCTGAAGCGTTTAGAGCGGGATAACTTACTGCTCGGTTTCCTGATTGTCGAAGGGCTTTTGACGAACGTGGGTGGCCTGCTCACCCTGATCAGTTCGGTGCCGAACATTATCGTCGGCACGACCGCCGGCATCTCGTTCGTCCGCTTTTTCGTGGTTGCCGGGCCCTTCGTACTGGTGGCGACCGTGGTGACACTCTGGCTGGGTGCGCGTATCTTCAACGTACGCCGTCTGGCGACACCTGAAGAACGCGAGAAGTCCGCGCGGCTGGTATTAGGCTTCGACGAGCGCGACGGTATCGAGAGCAAAGCATTTTTCTGGTTCGGGGCTGTGATGCTCATCGCTTTCATCGCTGTAATTGCCACGACCTCGGTGCTGCCGTTGATCCGAGATCTGGGAATGGGCTACGTAGCCATAGCCTTCGGTGTGATCATGCTTTTGCGGTTCAAGGCCGTGGCGGACAAGTTTTACCAGGCCATCGACTGGGATCTTTTGGGGTTTTTTGCTGCGCTGTTCGTAGTCATCAATGTCATGGAGCACGCGCTTGTGCTGGAGATAATCGGCAAGGGCCTCGCCCACATCATTGGACTGGGTGATACGTTGGGCACCGGCCTGATCGTTGTGTTGGGGGCCGCTGCGAGTTCGGTTACAGACAACATTCCGCTTGCCGCGATGCTGGCCAAGATCCTTGCCGCAAACCCTGTTATCGGCTCTGATCCAAATTCGTCCTTCTGGTGGGCTGTGGTTTTCGGCGCTAATCTCGGGGGAAACCTGACACCCATCGGATCAGCCTCGACCCTCGTCGCGGTCACAATCATCCACAAATATGGGCTGAACCTATCCTTTGCCGGCTTCGTGACCCGGGCTCTGCCTTTTGCTGGGGTGCAGATTCTGCTCGCTGTGGCTTACGTCGTATTCTTTGTGTGACAGCCAAGAGTTACGTCACTTTCAACGCGGAGAAAGTGACGGCGGAAGCCGCCTTAATTTATAACTGCTTGAATTGTAGATGAAAGGCCAATTTGGCTTCAAAAGTTACCGGCAAAGTTGCTGAAGAAGGCCCTGACTTCAGTTGGACGGTATTGGACTGGATAAATTAAGAGTTGTTGATTACCGACAGGAAACTGTCACCGTACTTTGCTAGTTTTGCTGGACCGACACCCACTAAATGCAAAAACTCATCTCTATTTCTCGGTTTTCTTTCCACCATTTGGTACAGAACTGTATCTACAAAGACTACGAAGGCTGGGACACCCTGGTCTTGGGCGAGTGTTAATCGCTTTTGTTTGAGTCGAGATAACAATTCAGCATTTTCCCCACTATAGATATGCGTTGGAATGCTTTCTTTTAACGTGCGACCTATTTTCTGTTTTGGCGTCGGTTCTGATGGTTGTTTGCATTGAAAGCCAGTCGCGCCTTTTAGGACCTTAAAACCGCTCTCTGATATTTCCAGTCCGCCGTATTTTTTAATATTCAAGACAATATGACCAGCTGCTATAAGTTGCCGTATAAAACTTTGTAGATAAGGTTTTGAATATTTGGAACCGATACCAAAAGTTTTTATTTGATCATGCTCTCTCTCAATGATTTTTTCTGATCGTGAGCCACGTAATACATCTATGATGTGTGCTGCGCCGAAAAATTGCCCAGTTCTGTAAATCGCAGAGAGTGTCATTTTCGCCAGTTCGGAACCATCAATTAACTCTGGTGGGTCTATACAATTGTCGCAATTGCGACAGGGAGAAATCTGTTCATCGAAATAGTGGAGCAGCGCTATGCGTCTACAGGATGATGCTTCACAATAGGCTAATAGAGAGTCCAATCGCTTATGTTCTCTCAGTTTGTAGTTTTGGTCTGCGCCATCTTCTTCGATGAAACGACGCCTCTGAAATAGGTCGTTCAGGCCATAGAGTAGTAATGTTTCGGCCGGTTCTCCGTCCCGCCCAGCTCTCCCTATCTCCTGATAGTAGGCTTCCATGCTTCCGGGAAGACTAACGTGTGCCACAAAACGTATATCTGGTTTGTCTATGCCCATACCGAAGGCAATAGTGGCTGCCATGATGGCGCAAGGTTCAGTCATAAATCGGTCCTGATTCTTGCTTCGAGTCTCACTATCTAAACCAGCATGATAGGCAATCGAGTTGTAACCTTTGTTTTGAAGAAACGCGGCCACTTCCTCTGTCTGTTTACGAGATAGGCAATACACGATTCCTGAGCACTGCTTTTTATCGTCAAGAAACTCTAAGAGTTGGGTTTTCCAATTTAGCTTGGCCTTCACAGTTAGTCGTAAATTCGGCCTGTCGAACCCCTGCACAAACTTGACGGCATTGTTTTTGGTAAGTTTCTGGATAATGTCTTGTTGTGTCGCAGTATCGGCTGTTGCCGTAAATGCGGCGATCACTGCTTGAGGAAAAATCTCATTTAGTTTCGACAAGGCCTCATAATCGGGACGAAAGTTAGCGCCCCATTTTGAAATGCAGTGAGCTTCATCAATCACAAACATTCCAGTTTCAACTCGCTGCAATGCGGCCAGCATTTTCTGACTCATTAACATTTCTGGGGACATGTAAAGCAGGGAAGACTGACGGCTCTTAAATTGATTCCATGCTTCGCTGTTGTCTTCATAGCTGCGATTGGAATGGATGCGGTCAGCGGGAATACCCAGATCCTGTAGGGCGGCAACTTGATCATCCATAAGTGCCATAAGTGGTGATACAACAACTGCACGTTCGTTTAGAACGAGTGGAGGTATCTGGTAGCACAACGATTTGCCGGAGCCTGTTGGCATCACAGCCAGCACATGAGTCTTGCTTAAGAGATGATCAATTATTTGTCGCTGACCAGGCTTAAAAGACTCAAAACCAAAGGTCGAGTTGAGCAGTTGGGTTGGGCTAGTTGCCTTTAAGTCTGCCATGGTTGTTGCTTACGACAACAGTTTCAACTTACTGCTCACCGTAGCCAGGTAGCTGACGATTTCTTTTAATGCGAACAAGGTAACTCGGAGGTAGTCGAGGCTCGAGTGGTCTTCGGGTTTCTTAGGAGCGGGTTTGTTGATTGAATGCTGGAAGAATAAATCACGCAGGTGAATTTCTAATGTTATCAGATAGAACTGAGGCAAATGGAGGATGAAAAGAAGGAAGAACTCTCTGCACCGGATTCGGGGACCCTCCGTTGACCCTGTCCCGTCTGTTGACTGCTATGTCAAGGTGGGGTTATCGGCAAATAATGCGTTGCTGGGTAATCACTAGTAACAAAGGGAAGAACTTTATTAATGAAAACATCAATCTTGACCATCGAAGATTGATTTAGGTTCTTAACGGTTGTTACAAAATAGCCCACTTCGGTGGGCTATTTTGGTGGGTAGTTCCTGTACAGAACTGTGTACTTTTCCAATAGATTATCCTACTGGTTGTTAATGCTGTCCTGCGATGTAGTGCGACAGGCACCATCAAAAAACAATCAATGATTAATTAGGCTCAGTAATTTAAGCTGATTCGCGGCCCCTTGAACTATCTTGAAGGTGCCTACAAATGAATCACGAAATCGAACAAATACTTCAACAAATTAGCGTTTACCTGCCCAATAGTCGTATCGTTCAGGCAGTAATCATCGTTCTAGCAGCAGTGCTTTTGTCGCGGCTTGTATCTCTGTTTATAGATAGGACACTCAAAAGGTGAGCTGGTAGAACCCGGTCTGACCTAGACGATAAGACGGTTGCGTTTATACAGGATCCTCTAGTATAGATATGCTGTTGTGTGGTGTTGACCGAGAATTTCGAAAACATCGAGTTGAAATCCCTTTTCCACAACAGGATGTCTACATTAAACAGCTGCCGCCCAACGAAACTTGACTTACCACTCCGATAGGCGGCAGGCAACGGATAGCGAATTAACCCTGGACTCGGTAAAAAACGGGGTTTATTTTTTCACTACTTCTGACAACGCATGAGGAGGTGCACGATGGCGATTAGAGAATGGTCACTTGAGGCGGAGTACATCGAGTTTTGTAGCTGCGACTTCGGCTGCCCTTGCGAATCCATGGCACCCCCGACCCGGGGCGAATGCAACGGTGCGGTGGGCTTCAAAATCACCAGGGGCGAATGCGACGGAGTCAAACTGGATGATTTGGTCGTCGTCGCTACCTTCTACTTTCCCCGCGCTATCCATCACGGTAACGGGCACATGCAGCCCATCCTGGAGAGCCGCGCCACCGACGAGCAGCGCGATGCGTTGTTCTATATCTTGACGGGCGAAGACCAGCCAGTTGGAACTATGTTCCAGATCTTCAGCGTGATCATCGAGCATCACCACGAGCCGATATTCACCGAGATTGGATGGAACTGGGACATCAAAGCTCGGCGCGGGCGTATCGACGTACCCGGCGTACTGCGCACCGAGGCGAAGCCCATACTGAATCCGGTCACCGACACTGAGCAACGGATCATCACGACGTTGCCCGACGGCTGGGTGTTCCACGAAGCGGAAGGGGCGGACGGCGCAGCCAAGGGCGTCGCCGACATCAAGTTCGACTTCACCTCCCGGCATAGCTCGCTGTCCTACGTGGTGTGGGATCGGAACGGCCTGAGCCTGGACCTCGATGAGTCCCGCCGCCGCTTCCCGCTCGCCAGCTAGGGCACCAATTTTGGTGGCAGCCGCCTTTGATCTGGAGTCCGTGCTCCGGCGCGATCGCCTCGTGGTGGTGATCGCACTGGTCGCAGTAATCGTACTGAGTTGGGCCTACATACTTGCCGGCGCTGGTATGGGCATGAGCGCCTTCGAGATGACCCAGATGACCCAGTCGGTGGGCGTGAGCGACTCGGCCCAACCCAGCATGCAGGAGATGTCGACGGGAGGCACGGCCGCCGACAGCCTGATGGCCACCGGCACATGGACAGTCGGGTACGCCGTAGTCATCTTCCTCATGTGGTGGGTCATGATGTTCGGCATGATGCTGCCGAGCGCGGCACCCCTGTTGCTGCTGTTCGCCCGCATGATGCGTAAGGAGAAGGGTGCACCGTACGTGCCGACGGGCGTGTTTGCGCTCGGCTACGTGGTCATGTGGGCGGCCTTCAGTGCCATTGCCACTGGCGCCCAGTGGGGCCTGGAAGCTAGCGGCCTCCTGTCCGGCATAATGGTAGGTACCAGCGCCGTGCTTGCCGCGGCATTGCTCATCGCGGCGGGCGTCTGGCAGCTCACACCCTTGAAGAATGCTTGCCTCAGGCATTGCCGCTCACCTATCGGCTTTCTTTCCGCGCACTGGCGGCCGGGGCGCACCGGCGCATTCAGGATGGGCCTGGTGCACGGCGCCTTTTGCTTGGGTTGCTGCTGGTTCCTCATGGCCCTGCTGTTCTACGGCGGCGTCATGAATCTCTACTGGATCATTGGGCTTGCGCTCTACATCCTCATCGAGAAGCTCTTGCCGGCCGGCGTGCGTAT
Protein-coding sequences here:
- the recQ gene encoding DNA helicase RecQ, which produces MADLKATSPTQLLNSTFGFESFKPGQRQIIDHLLSKTHVLAVMPTGSGKSLCYQIPPLVLNERAVVVSPLMALMDDQVAALQDLGIPADRIHSNRSYEDNSEAWNQFKSRQSSLLYMSPEMLMSQKMLAALQRVETGMFVIDEAHCISKWGANFRPDYEALSKLNEIFPQAVIAAFTATADTATQQDIIQKLTKNNAVKFVQGFDRPNLRLTVKAKLNWKTQLLEFLDDKKQCSGIVYCLSRKQTEEVAAFLQNKGYNSIAYHAGLDSETRSKNQDRFMTEPCAIMAATIAFGMGIDKPDIRFVAHVSLPGSMEAYYQEIGRAGRDGEPAETLLLYGLNDLFQRRRFIEEDGADQNYKLREHKRLDSLLAYCEASSCRRIALLHYFDEQISPCRNCDNCIDPPELIDGSELAKMTLSAIYRTGQFFGAAHIIDVLRGSRSEKIIEREHDQIKTFGIGSKYSKPYLQSFIRQLIAAGHIVLNIKKYGGLEISESGFKVLKGATGFQCKQPSEPTPKQKIGRTLKESIPTHIYSGENAELLSRLKQKRLTLAQDQGVPAFVVFVDTVLYQMVERKPRNRDEFLHLVGVGPAKLAKYGDSFLSVINNS
- a CDS encoding DUF1326 domain-containing protein, which produces MAIREWSLEAEYIEFCSCDFGCPCESMAPPTRGECNGAVGFKITRGECDGVKLDDLVVVATFYFPRAIHHGNGHMQPILESRATDEQRDALFYILTGEDQPVGTMFQIFSVIIEHHHEPIFTEIGWNWDIKARRGRIDVPGVLRTEAKPILNPVTDTEQRIITTLPDGWVFHEAEGADGAAKGVADIKFDFTSRHSSLSYVVWDRNGLSLDLDESRRRFPLAS
- a CDS encoding DUF2182 domain-containing protein, producing MAAAFDLESVLRRDRLVVVIALVAVIVLSWAYILAGAGMGMSAFEMTQMTQSVGVSDSAQPSMQEMSTGGTAADSLMATGTWTVGYAVVIFLMWWVMMFGMMLPSAAPLLLLFARMMRKEKGAPYVPTGVFALGYVVMWAAFSAIATGAQWGLEASGLLSGIMVGTSAVLAAALLIAAGVWQLTPLKNACLRHCRSPIGFLSAHWRPGRTGAFRMGLVHGAFCLGCCWFLMALLFYGGVMNLYWIIGLALYILIEKLLPAGVRIGQLTGVALIAWGAVLLFYA